A window of Zonotrichia leucophrys gambelii isolate GWCS_2022_RI chromosome 11, RI_Zleu_2.0, whole genome shotgun sequence contains these coding sequences:
- the NFAT5 gene encoding nuclear factor of activated T-cells 5 isoform X3: MGGACSSFTTSSSPTIYSTSVTDSKAMQVESCSAAVGVSSRGVSEQQLPGTAAPPPAATPKRHTVLYISPPPEDLLDNSRMSCQDEGCGLESEQSCSMWMEDSPSNFSNMSTSSYNDNTEVPRKSRKRNPKQRPGIKRRDCEESNMDIFDADSAKAPHYVLSQLSTDSKSNSKAGNGAPENQKGAGGKKTPMLCGQYPTKSEGKELKIMVQPETQHRARYLTEGSRGSVKDRTQQGFPTVKLEGHNEPVVLQVFVGNDSGRVKPHGFYQACRVTGRNTTPCKEVDIEGTTVIEVGLDPSNNMTLAVDCVGILKLRNADVEARIGIAGSKKKSTRARLVFRVNITRKDGSTLTLQTPSSPILCTQPAGVPEILKKSLHSCSVKGEEEVFLIGKNFLKGTKVIFQENVSDENSWKAEAEIDMELFHQNHLIVKVPPYHDQQITSAVSVGIYVVTNAGRSHDVQPFTYTPEPAGTLNVNVKKEISSPAQHCSFEEAIKAVKATGCNLEKVNILPSALITPLMPSSMIKNEDVAPMEASNVVGPTQQTLENSMSGISTSASHLPSEGENQQQLQPKVFNAEPLSTIQPQDISQPGSILQSSDALLQQAAQFPGRESQPREVLQSDGTVVALSQLAEASQQQPQPTLAEPAQALQQQISSSIFSSASGVSQLQNTIQQLQAGNFPTNTATGSSRNVDLVQQVLEAQQQLSSVLFSGSDSSEDVQDQLNADIFQQVSQIQSSVNPGMFSSSDTAVHSRAENLLPGRAESVHPQPEGALSSQQQQQQQQQAMETSAAMVMGMQQNMCQAATQMQSELFSSSTAGNGALQQSPVYQQASHMMGGLSGSEDMQMQCELFSSSPGVAGGEAAAPAQQPVSSSGAAMFQPSSSAEGEEASGQGKQMQSSVFQTMVQMQHGGESQSQVNLFSSTKTMMSVQASGTQQQGGALFQQGGEMMSIQSGSFIQQSPHSQAQLFHSQNPIGDTQNISQETQGSLFHSSNSIVHNQTNTNSSDQLQPPMFHSQNAMGVLQSSSVPQDQQSANMFLSQSSMSNPATQEEQMSFFTSPNPISPLQTATNTEQQTSFQQQTQISHMQSSMLPQEQPQAQPAQQGLFQSQVSLGSIQSSSIPQNQQGAIFQPQHSIVAIQSSPPSQEQQQQQQQNMMFSNQNAMSTMAPQKQNMIFNPNQNPVTNQEQQGQSIFHPQSNMASMNQEQQPMQFQSQTTVSSLQNPGSSQAEAQQPAIFHNSPQIQLVQGSPSSQEQQVTLFISSASMSALQNSMSQPELQQSPMYSSQNSMAGMPGTASPPQQQAPLFHNTAGGAINQLQNSPASSQQTSGIFLFGIQNNCGQLLPPGPAALPEELMAMGQPGQAQGEAQPPVPALLPQPLPETPPLPPAMAANQNMEKIDDLLVSLQNQGNNMAGSF, from the exons atgGGCGGTGCTTGCAGCTCCTTTACCACCTCTTCCAGCCCTACCATTTACTCTACCTCAGTCACCGACAGCAAGGCTATGCAAGTGGAGAGCTGCTCCGCGGCCGTGGGGGTAAGTAGCCGAGGGGTAAGTGAGCAGCAGCTTCCCGGTACCGCAGCCCCGCCGCCGGCGGCCACGCCGAAGCGCCACACTGTCCTCTACATCTCGCCACCTCCCGAGGACTTGCTGGACAACAGCCGGATGTCCTGCCAGGATGAGGGCTGTGGATTGGagtcagagcagagctgcagtatGTGGATGGAGGATTCACCCTCCAACTTCAGTAACATGAGTACCAGTTCCTACAATGATAACACTGAGGTGCCACGTAAATCGCGCAAGCGCAACCCAAAGCAGAGGCCAGGGATCAAACGCCGAGATTGCGAAGAGTCCAACATGGATATCTTTGATGCCGACAGTGCCAAAGCGCCTCACTATGTCCTTTCTCAGCTCAGCACGGACAGCAAAAGCAACTCAAAAGCAGGAAATGG AGCACCAGAGAACCAGAAGGGAGCTGGAGGGAAGAAGACCCCAATGTTGTGTGGTCAGTACCCGACCAAGAGtgaggggaaggagctgaagaTCATGGTGCAGCCGGAGACCCAGCACAGGGCTCGGTACCTGACCGAGGGCAGCCGGGGCTCCGTCAAGGACCGGACGCAGCAGGGCTTTCCCACCGTCAAG CTGGAAGGCCACAACGAGCCCGTGGTGCTGCAGGTGTTCGTGGGCAACGACTCGGGGCGCGTGAAGCCGCACGGCTTCTACCAGGCCTGCCGGGTGACGGGCAGGAACACCACGCCCTGCAAGGAGGTGGACATCGAGGGCACCACCGTCATCGAGGTGGGGCTGGACCCGAGCAACAACATGACCCTGGC GGTGGATTGTGTGGGAATCCTGAAGCTGAGGAACGCTGATGTGGAAGCCAGGATAGGGATTGCGGGCTCCAAGAAGAAGAGCACCCGCGCCCGGCTCGTCTTTCGCGTCAACATCACGCGCAAGGACGGCTCCACGCTGACCCTGCAGACGCCCTCCTCCCCAATTCTGTGCA ctcagccagcaggagTCCCAGAGATCCTAAAGAAAAGTCTCCACAGCTGTTCAGTGAAGGGTGAAGAGGAAGTTTTTCTGATTGGCAAGAACTTCCTAAAGGGAACAAAAGTGATTTTCCAAGAGAATGTTTCCG atGAGAATTCTTGGAAGGCAGAAGCTGAAATTGACATGGAATTATTTCATCAG AATCACCTTATTGTGAAGGTGCCACCATATCACGACCAGCAAATCACCTCAGCTGTCTCGGTGGGGATTTACGTGGTGACCAACGCTGGCAGATCTCACGACGTGCAGCCCTTCACCTACACTCCAGAGCCAG CTGGGACTCTGAATGTTAATGTGAAGAAGGAaatctccagcccagcccaacaTTGTTCTTTTGAAGAGGCTATAAAAG cagtgaagGCCACGGGCTGTAACCTGGAGAAGGTGAACATTCTTCCTAGTGCCTTGATAACTCCACTCATGCCAAGCAGTATGATCAAGAACGAAGATGTGGCTCCAATGGAA GCTTCGAATGTGGTTGGACCAACTCAGCAAACATTGGAAAACAGCATGTCCGGCATATCAACTTCTGCTTCCCATTTACCTTCTGAAGGCgaaaaccagcagcagctgcagcccaaggtGTTCAATGCAGAACCCCTGAGCACCATCCAGCCGCAGGACATTTCTCAGCCGGGCAGCATTCTGCAGAGCAGCgatgccctgctgcagcaggcgGCGCAGTTCCCGGGCAGGGAGTCGCAGCCCCGCGAGGTGCTGCAGTCGGACGGCACCGTGgtggctctgtcccagctggcCGAGGCCtcgcagcagcagccgcagcccACGCTGGCGGAGCCggcccaggccctgcagcagcagatctCCTCGAGCATCTTCTCGTCGGCCAGCGGCGTCAGTCAGCTCCAGAACaccatccagcagctccaggctgggaactTCCCCACCAACACCGCCacgggcagcagcaggaacgtCGACTTGGTGCAGCAGGTTCTGGAAGCTCAGCAGCAGTTATCTTCCGTTCTGTTTTCGGGCTCAGACAGCAGCGAGGATGTCCAGGATCAGCTGAACGCAGACATCTTTCAGCAGGTCAGCCAGATACAGAGCAGCGTGAACCCCGGGATGTTTTCCTCCTCGGACACAGCTGTCCATTCCAGAGCAGAGAACCTTTTGCCTGGCCGAGCTGAGAGCGTCCACCCGCAGCCCGAGGGTGCCCtgtccagccagcagcagcagcagcagcagcagcaggccaTGGAGACCTCGGCGGCCATGGTGATGGGCATGCAGCAGAACATGTGCCAGGCGGCCACGCAGATGCAGTCGGAGCTGTTCTCGTCCAGCACGGCGGGGAACGGGGCCCTGCAGCAGTCCCCGGTGTACCAGCAGGCGTCGCACATGATGGGCGGCCTGTCCGGCAGCGAGGACATGCAGATGCAGTGCGAGCTGTTCTCCTCGTCCCCGGGCGTGGCTGGCGGCGAGGCGGCCGCCCCCGCGCAGCAGCCCGTGTCCAGCAGCGGGGCTGCCAtgttccagcccagcagctctgcggAGGGAGAGGAGGCCTCGGGCCAGGGCAAACAgatgcagagctctgtgttccAGACCATGGTTCAGATGCAGCACGGCGGGGAAAGTCAGTCCCAGGTTAATCTCTTCTCGTCCACCAAGACCATGATGAGTGTCCAGGCCAGTGGGACTCAGCAGCAGGGCGGGGCTCTGTTCCAGCAAGGTGGAGAAATGATGTCCATTCAGTCGGGAAGCTTCATCCAACAGTCCCCACACTCGCAAGCTCAGCTTTTCCACTCTCAGAACCCTATTGGTGACACTCAGAATATATCCCAGGAAACGCAAGGATCCCTTTTTCATAGCTCAAATTCCATTGTCCACAACCAGACCAACACTAATTCCTCTGACCAACTGCAGCCCCCCATGTTCCACTCACAGAATGCCATGGGTGTCTTGCAGAGCTCCTCGGTGCCTCAAGACCAGCAGTCTGCCAACATGTTCCTTTCCCAGAGTTCCATGAGCAACCCTGCCACTCAGGAGGAGCAGATGTCGTTCTTCACAAGCCCAAACCCCATTTCTCCTCTTCAGACAGCAACAAACACTGAACAGCAGACTTCTTTCCAGCAGCAGACGCAGATCTCTCATATGCAGAGCTCCAtgcttccccaggagcagccccaggctcagccAGCTCAGCAGGGTTTGTTTCAGTCCCAGGTGTCGTTGGGCTCCATCCagtccagctccatccctcagAACCAACAAGGAGCCATCTTCCAGCCTCAGCATTCGATTGTTGCCATCCAGAGCAGCCCTCcctctcaggagcagcagcagcagcagcagcagaacatgaTGTTCAGCAATCAAAATGCAATGAGTACAATGGCCCCCCAAAAGCAGAACATGATTTTcaatccaaaccaaaacccagtCACCAATCAGGAGCAACAAGGCCAGTCCATTTTTCATCCACAGTCCAACATGGCCTCGATGaatcaggagcagcagcccatgCAATTCCAGAGTCAGACCACAGTGTCTTCTCTCCAGAATCctggctccagccaggctgaagcacagcagccagccatCTTCCATAACTCGCCCCAGATTCAGCTGGTCCAAGGGTCCCCAAGTTCTCAAGAGCAACAAGTCACCCTGTTCATCTCGTCAGCTTCCATGTCTGCCCTGCAGAACAGCATGAGCCAGCCGGAGCTGCAGCAGTCCCCCATGTACTCCTCCCAGAACAGCATGGCAGGAATGCCAGGAACtgcttctcctccccagcagcaggctCCTCTGTTCCACAACACGGCGGGAGGGGCCATCAACCAGCTGCAGAACTCCCCTGCCTCGTCCCAGCAGACCTCGGGGATATTCCTGTTCGGCATCCAGAACA ACTgcgggcagctgctgccccccgGGCCGGCGGCGCTGCCGGAGGAGCTGATGGCCATGGGGCAGCCGGGGCAGGCGCAGGGCGAGGCGCAGCCCCCCGTGCCcgccctgctgccccagcccctgcccgagacccccccgctgcccccggccATGGCCGCCAACCAGAACATGGAGAAGATCGACGACCTGCTCGTGTCCTTGCAGAACCAGGGCAACAACATGGCTGGCTCCTTCTAA
- the NFAT5 gene encoding nuclear factor of activated T-cells 5 isoform X1 translates to MPSDFISLLSADLDLESPKSLYSKESVYDLLPKELQLPPSRETSIASMSQTSGGEAGSPPPAVVAADASSAPSSSSMGGACSSFTTSSSPTIYSTSVTDSKAMQVESCSAAVGVSSRGVSEQQLPGTAAPPPAATPKRHTVLYISPPPEDLLDNSRMSCQDEGCGLESEQSCSMWMEDSPSNFSNMSTSSYNDNTEVPRKSRKRNPKQRPGIKRRDCEESNMDIFDADSAKAPHYVLSQLSTDSKSNSKAGNGAPENQKGAGGKKTPMLCGQYPTKSEGKELKIMVQPETQHRARYLTEGSRGSVKDRTQQGFPTVKLEGHNEPVVLQVFVGNDSGRVKPHGFYQACRVTGRNTTPCKEVDIEGTTVIEVGLDPSNNMTLAVDCVGILKLRNADVEARIGIAGSKKKSTRARLVFRVNITRKDGSTLTLQTPSSPILCTQPAGVPEILKKSLHSCSVKGEEEVFLIGKNFLKGTKVIFQENVSDENSWKAEAEIDMELFHQNHLIVKVPPYHDQQITSAVSVGIYVVTNAGRSHDVQPFTYTPEPAGTLNVNVKKEISSPAQHCSFEEAIKAVKATGCNLEKVNILPSALITPLMPSSMIKNEDVAPMEASNVVGPTQQTLENSMSGISTSASHLPSEGENQQQLQPKVFNAEPLSTIQPQDISQPGSILQSSDALLQQAAQFPGRESQPREVLQSDGTVVALSQLAEASQQQPQPTLAEPAQALQQQISSSIFSSASGVSQLQNTIQQLQAGNFPTNTATGSSRNVDLVQQVLEAQQQLSSVLFSGSDSSEDVQDQLNADIFQQVSQIQSSVNPGMFSSSDTAVHSRAENLLPGRAESVHPQPEGALSSQQQQQQQQQAMETSAAMVMGMQQNMCQAATQMQSELFSSSTAGNGALQQSPVYQQASHMMGGLSGSEDMQMQCELFSSSPGVAGGEAAAPAQQPVSSSGAAMFQPSSSAEGEEASGQGKQMQSSVFQTMVQMQHGGESQSQVNLFSSTKTMMSVQASGTQQQGGALFQQGGEMMSIQSGSFIQQSPHSQAQLFHSQNPIGDTQNISQETQGSLFHSSNSIVHNQTNTNSSDQLQPPMFHSQNAMGVLQSSSVPQDQQSANMFLSQSSMSNPATQEEQMSFFTSPNPISPLQTATNTEQQTSFQQQTQISHMQSSMLPQEQPQAQPAQQGLFQSQVSLGSIQSSSIPQNQQGAIFQPQHSIVAIQSSPPSQEQQQQQQQNMMFSNQNAMSTMAPQKQNMIFNPNQNPVTNQEQQGQSIFHPQSNMASMNQEQQPMQFQSQTTVSSLQNPGSSQAEAQQPAIFHNSPQIQLVQGSPSSQEQQVTLFISSASMSALQNSMSQPELQQSPMYSSQNSMAGMPGTASPPQQQAPLFHNTAGGAINQLQNSPASSQQTSGIFLFGIQNNCGQLLPPGPAALPEELMAMGQPGQAQGEAQPPVPALLPQPLPETPPLPPAMAANQNMEKIDDLLVSLQNQGNNMAGSF, encoded by the exons ATGCTTCTTcagctccctcctcttcctccatgGGCGGTGCTTGCAGCTCCTTTACCACCTCTTCCAGCCCTACCATTTACTCTACCTCAGTCACCGACAGCAAGGCTATGCAAGTGGAGAGCTGCTCCGCGGCCGTGGGGGTAAGTAGCCGAGGGGTAAGTGAGCAGCAGCTTCCCGGTACCGCAGCCCCGCCGCCGGCGGCCACGCCGAAGCGCCACACTGTCCTCTACATCTCGCCACCTCCCGAGGACTTGCTGGACAACAGCCGGATGTCCTGCCAGGATGAGGGCTGTGGATTGGagtcagagcagagctgcagtatGTGGATGGAGGATTCACCCTCCAACTTCAGTAACATGAGTACCAGTTCCTACAATGATAACACTGAGGTGCCACGTAAATCGCGCAAGCGCAACCCAAAGCAGAGGCCAGGGATCAAACGCCGAGATTGCGAAGAGTCCAACATGGATATCTTTGATGCCGACAGTGCCAAAGCGCCTCACTATGTCCTTTCTCAGCTCAGCACGGACAGCAAAAGCAACTCAAAAGCAGGAAATGG AGCACCAGAGAACCAGAAGGGAGCTGGAGGGAAGAAGACCCCAATGTTGTGTGGTCAGTACCCGACCAAGAGtgaggggaaggagctgaagaTCATGGTGCAGCCGGAGACCCAGCACAGGGCTCGGTACCTGACCGAGGGCAGCCGGGGCTCCGTCAAGGACCGGACGCAGCAGGGCTTTCCCACCGTCAAG CTGGAAGGCCACAACGAGCCCGTGGTGCTGCAGGTGTTCGTGGGCAACGACTCGGGGCGCGTGAAGCCGCACGGCTTCTACCAGGCCTGCCGGGTGACGGGCAGGAACACCACGCCCTGCAAGGAGGTGGACATCGAGGGCACCACCGTCATCGAGGTGGGGCTGGACCCGAGCAACAACATGACCCTGGC GGTGGATTGTGTGGGAATCCTGAAGCTGAGGAACGCTGATGTGGAAGCCAGGATAGGGATTGCGGGCTCCAAGAAGAAGAGCACCCGCGCCCGGCTCGTCTTTCGCGTCAACATCACGCGCAAGGACGGCTCCACGCTGACCCTGCAGACGCCCTCCTCCCCAATTCTGTGCA ctcagccagcaggagTCCCAGAGATCCTAAAGAAAAGTCTCCACAGCTGTTCAGTGAAGGGTGAAGAGGAAGTTTTTCTGATTGGCAAGAACTTCCTAAAGGGAACAAAAGTGATTTTCCAAGAGAATGTTTCCG atGAGAATTCTTGGAAGGCAGAAGCTGAAATTGACATGGAATTATTTCATCAG AATCACCTTATTGTGAAGGTGCCACCATATCACGACCAGCAAATCACCTCAGCTGTCTCGGTGGGGATTTACGTGGTGACCAACGCTGGCAGATCTCACGACGTGCAGCCCTTCACCTACACTCCAGAGCCAG CTGGGACTCTGAATGTTAATGTGAAGAAGGAaatctccagcccagcccaacaTTGTTCTTTTGAAGAGGCTATAAAAG cagtgaagGCCACGGGCTGTAACCTGGAGAAGGTGAACATTCTTCCTAGTGCCTTGATAACTCCACTCATGCCAAGCAGTATGATCAAGAACGAAGATGTGGCTCCAATGGAA GCTTCGAATGTGGTTGGACCAACTCAGCAAACATTGGAAAACAGCATGTCCGGCATATCAACTTCTGCTTCCCATTTACCTTCTGAAGGCgaaaaccagcagcagctgcagcccaaggtGTTCAATGCAGAACCCCTGAGCACCATCCAGCCGCAGGACATTTCTCAGCCGGGCAGCATTCTGCAGAGCAGCgatgccctgctgcagcaggcgGCGCAGTTCCCGGGCAGGGAGTCGCAGCCCCGCGAGGTGCTGCAGTCGGACGGCACCGTGgtggctctgtcccagctggcCGAGGCCtcgcagcagcagccgcagcccACGCTGGCGGAGCCggcccaggccctgcagcagcagatctCCTCGAGCATCTTCTCGTCGGCCAGCGGCGTCAGTCAGCTCCAGAACaccatccagcagctccaggctgggaactTCCCCACCAACACCGCCacgggcagcagcaggaacgtCGACTTGGTGCAGCAGGTTCTGGAAGCTCAGCAGCAGTTATCTTCCGTTCTGTTTTCGGGCTCAGACAGCAGCGAGGATGTCCAGGATCAGCTGAACGCAGACATCTTTCAGCAGGTCAGCCAGATACAGAGCAGCGTGAACCCCGGGATGTTTTCCTCCTCGGACACAGCTGTCCATTCCAGAGCAGAGAACCTTTTGCCTGGCCGAGCTGAGAGCGTCCACCCGCAGCCCGAGGGTGCCCtgtccagccagcagcagcagcagcagcagcagcaggccaTGGAGACCTCGGCGGCCATGGTGATGGGCATGCAGCAGAACATGTGCCAGGCGGCCACGCAGATGCAGTCGGAGCTGTTCTCGTCCAGCACGGCGGGGAACGGGGCCCTGCAGCAGTCCCCGGTGTACCAGCAGGCGTCGCACATGATGGGCGGCCTGTCCGGCAGCGAGGACATGCAGATGCAGTGCGAGCTGTTCTCCTCGTCCCCGGGCGTGGCTGGCGGCGAGGCGGCCGCCCCCGCGCAGCAGCCCGTGTCCAGCAGCGGGGCTGCCAtgttccagcccagcagctctgcggAGGGAGAGGAGGCCTCGGGCCAGGGCAAACAgatgcagagctctgtgttccAGACCATGGTTCAGATGCAGCACGGCGGGGAAAGTCAGTCCCAGGTTAATCTCTTCTCGTCCACCAAGACCATGATGAGTGTCCAGGCCAGTGGGACTCAGCAGCAGGGCGGGGCTCTGTTCCAGCAAGGTGGAGAAATGATGTCCATTCAGTCGGGAAGCTTCATCCAACAGTCCCCACACTCGCAAGCTCAGCTTTTCCACTCTCAGAACCCTATTGGTGACACTCAGAATATATCCCAGGAAACGCAAGGATCCCTTTTTCATAGCTCAAATTCCATTGTCCACAACCAGACCAACACTAATTCCTCTGACCAACTGCAGCCCCCCATGTTCCACTCACAGAATGCCATGGGTGTCTTGCAGAGCTCCTCGGTGCCTCAAGACCAGCAGTCTGCCAACATGTTCCTTTCCCAGAGTTCCATGAGCAACCCTGCCACTCAGGAGGAGCAGATGTCGTTCTTCACAAGCCCAAACCCCATTTCTCCTCTTCAGACAGCAACAAACACTGAACAGCAGACTTCTTTCCAGCAGCAGACGCAGATCTCTCATATGCAGAGCTCCAtgcttccccaggagcagccccaggctcagccAGCTCAGCAGGGTTTGTTTCAGTCCCAGGTGTCGTTGGGCTCCATCCagtccagctccatccctcagAACCAACAAGGAGCCATCTTCCAGCCTCAGCATTCGATTGTTGCCATCCAGAGCAGCCCTCcctctcaggagcagcagcagcagcagcagcagaacatgaTGTTCAGCAATCAAAATGCAATGAGTACAATGGCCCCCCAAAAGCAGAACATGATTTTcaatccaaaccaaaacccagtCACCAATCAGGAGCAACAAGGCCAGTCCATTTTTCATCCACAGTCCAACATGGCCTCGATGaatcaggagcagcagcccatgCAATTCCAGAGTCAGACCACAGTGTCTTCTCTCCAGAATCctggctccagccaggctgaagcacagcagccagccatCTTCCATAACTCGCCCCAGATTCAGCTGGTCCAAGGGTCCCCAAGTTCTCAAGAGCAACAAGTCACCCTGTTCATCTCGTCAGCTTCCATGTCTGCCCTGCAGAACAGCATGAGCCAGCCGGAGCTGCAGCAGTCCCCCATGTACTCCTCCCAGAACAGCATGGCAGGAATGCCAGGAACtgcttctcctccccagcagcaggctCCTCTGTTCCACAACACGGCGGGAGGGGCCATCAACCAGCTGCAGAACTCCCCTGCCTCGTCCCAGCAGACCTCGGGGATATTCCTGTTCGGCATCCAGAACA ACTgcgggcagctgctgccccccgGGCCGGCGGCGCTGCCGGAGGAGCTGATGGCCATGGGGCAGCCGGGGCAGGCGCAGGGCGAGGCGCAGCCCCCCGTGCCcgccctgctgccccagcccctgcccgagacccccccgctgcccccggccATGGCCGCCAACCAGAACATGGAGAAGATCGACGACCTGCTCGTGTCCTTGCAGAACCAGGGCAACAACATGGCTGGCTCCTTCTAA